The following are encoded in a window of Vigna unguiculata cultivar IT97K-499-35 chromosome 8, ASM411807v1, whole genome shotgun sequence genomic DNA:
- the LOC114193376 gene encoding exocyst complex component EXO70B1-like, which translates to MLFKIRSWLHQPKVWRFVCFASSIVGLLCNAFSSSFYLLLGNWNWWKIFLYIVFSFLISLSTLFAKTWEYSNPRCLEAHTAFSILVITSVYSFFLDKDVKQKADAYSLLSWVAFAIMSLGLSRLSQVGFGIDLLYFFSGLLTVQLMKIKVWLVIVGGAFSYFLILLRPNLDSEPRSVYHGLQYQDHVVVEIGSHSQSQGTSHSVTQVDSPQTIMATSQPHPVIDMVWPSRGTTHGAGGPPPENIDGTKECFMSCIEALKEENASVISTISMHVDKYLKAHLLSEDNISVALPVTDFDIVINALPSGTINDLHEIVKRMVAGGFGKECSHVYSSCRREFLEESVSRLGLQKLCIEDVHKMTWQDLGDEIEEWIKASNIALKILFPSERRLCDRVFFGFASAADFSFMEVCRGYAIQLLDFADAIAIGSRKPEQLFRILDMFETLCVLIPEFEALFSDQFSVSLRNKVITIRRRLGESIRGIFMELENSIRRNRAKTAVPGGGVHPITRYVMNYLLTACRSRQSLDQVLSSSLSVQMNWIVELLESNLEAQSKIYKDPALCYLFLMNNGKYIVEKVKDSELGTLLGDYWIRKRAAKVQQIHVHYQRSSWSWVIGILKLDSTVSLPPNALAKSMKEKLKSFNTMFDDICKEQSSWFVFDEQLREEIRVSLEKILLPAYENFIVSFENAPEIGKHGKHIKYGTADIQVKLNKLFTESSVNRKLLEGIGNLSNTEYS; encoded by the coding sequence ATGCTCTTCAAAATTCGGAGTTGGCTACATCAGCCAAAGGTATGGAGATTTGTGTGTTTTGCTTCATCTATTGTTGGACTTCTCTGTAATGCTTTCAGCTCCTCTTTCTATCTTTTACTTGGAAATTGGAACTGGTGGAAGATCTTTCTTTATATTGTTTTCAGTTTCTTAATCTCCCTGTCCACCTTGTTTGCAAAGACATGGGAGTACTCCAATCCTCGCTGTTTGGAAGCTCACACAGCATTTTCTATTCTGGTGATCACTTCTGTATACTCCTTTTTCCTTGATAAAGATGTGAAACAGAAAGCAGATGCATATAGTCTGCTTTCGTGGGTTGCATTTGCTATCATGTCTTTAGGCTTGTCAAGGCTGAGTCAAGTAGGATTTGGGATTGATCTTCTGTATTTtttcagtggacttctcactGTACAActcatgaaaataaaagtatgGTTAGTCATTGTTGGAGGAGCTTTCAGTTATTTCCTCATACTTCTCCGTCCCAATTTGGATTCTGAACCAAGAAGTGTATATCATGGACTTCAATACCAAGATCACGTAGTGGTTGAAATTGGTTCGCATTCACAATCACAAGGAACCAGTCATAGCGTTACTCAAGTGGATTCACCCCAAACAATTATGGCTACTTCACAACCACACCCAGTCATTGATATGGTTTGGCCTTCAAGAGGAACAACACATGGTGCTGGTGGTCCCCCTCCAGAAAACATTGATGGTACCAAGGAATGCTTCATGAGTTGTATAGAGGCTCTTAAAGAGGAGAATGCGAGCGTTATCAGCACAATTTCCATGCATGTAGACAAATACCTTAAAGCTCATCTTCTCAGTGAGGACAATATTTCAGTGGCGCTGCCGGTGACCGACTTCGACATCGTCATCAACGCACTGCCGTCGGGGACGATCAACGACCTCCACGAAATCGTGAAGCGAATGGTAGCTGGCGGGTTTGGTAAGGAGTGCTCGCACGTGTACAGCAGTTGCCGGAGGGAGTTCCTGGAGGAGAGCGTGTCGAGGTTAGGGTTACAGAAGCTCTGCATCGAAGACGTTCACAAGATGACGTGGCAGGATCTTGGAGATGAAATTGAGGAATGGATTAAAGCCTCCAACATCGCTCTCAAGATCCTCTTCCCCAGCGAGCGGCGTCTCTGTGACCGAGTCTTCTTCGGATTTGCGTCCGCCGCGGATTTTTCGTTTATGGAGGTTTGTCGCGGATACGCGATTCAGTTGCTGGATTTCGCCGACGCCATCGCGATCGGGAGCCGGAAGCCGGAACAGCTGTTCAGAATCCTCGACATGTTCGAGACGCTGTGTGTCCTAATTCCCGAATTTGAGGCTCTGTTTTCTGATCAGTTCAGCGTCTCGCTCAGGAACAAAGTGATTACTATTAGGAGGAGGCTGGGGGAATCAATTAGGGGCATTTTTATGGAGCTGGAGAATTCAATTCGCCGGAATCGGGCGAAGACGGCAGTTCCTGGTGGCGGTGTTCACCCTATTACTCGCTACGTGATGAACTACCTCCTTACGGCGTGCAGGTCACGGCAGAGCTTGGATCAGGTTTTGTCTTCTTCTCTATCAGTGCAAATGAATTGGATTGTTGAGCTGCTAGAGAGCAATTTGGAAGCGCAGTCGAAGATTTACAAGGACCCTGCTTTGTGCTACCTTTTCTTGATGAATAATGGGAAGTATATTGTTGAAAAGGTCAAAGATAGTGAACTAGGAACCCTCTTGGGAGACTATTGGATCAGAAAACGTGCTGCAAAAGTTCAACAAATCCATGTGCACTATCAAAGAAGCTCGTGGAGTTGGGTAATAGGGATTCTGAAGCTGGATAGTACTGTCTCACTGCCCCCTAATGCCTTAGCAAAGTCAATGAAGGAGAAACTCAAGTCGTTTAACACGATGTTTGATGATATTTGCAAGGAACAATCTTCCTGGTTTGTTTTTGATGAACAGCTCAGGGAAGAAATAAGAGTTTCTCTTGAGAAAATTTTGTTGCCTGCATATGAAAACTTCATAGTAAGTTTTGAGAATGCTCCAGAGATTGGTAAGCATGGTAAGCATATCAAATATGGAACAGCGGACATTCAAGTCAAACTTAACAAATTGTTTACGGAATCAAGCGTTAACCGAAAGTTGTTGGAAGGAATTGGAAACTTGAGCAATACAgaatattcttaa